The stretch of DNA TACGCCTTGTTTTTCACCTTGAAAAACCCAACAGTTCCAAATTCAAGTTATCTGAATCCATCCCTAGTACACTTAAGAGCTAAAAACTCCGATAAACATAAACCTGAAGCCTTGTTTCTCCCATGTCCAGTGTCCAACACGTTGAACAGTAATTGTCTCCCTGTCACTTTGGTCTGGTCCCAAGGCCTCTGTGCCAAATAATTCagactttctcttttcccccatcAATTCAGATGGGCCCTGTGGCTGAGGTAGAAATCACAGTGCTATCGCCAGGAGAATACAGGGATCTTTCCGGGGGAATGAATTTGCAAGCACAGAGAGaaagactttgttttaaaaatcctgtcaGTTTAGAAGTAGAGGGTGGCAAATCCAGCCCAAGACACAGAGGTCCAATTGTCTCTCCAGTCTGCACTGCTACACCCAGTGTCTGACACAGGGTGCCCTGGCGTGTGTCCGCAGCCCGGAGCCCCTGGGGAGCGGGCCAGCTCCTACTGCCTCTTGCCATCGCATCAGATTATGTGCAGGGTATGGTAACACAACCGCTCCACGCAGGACAGGAAATGAAGACTTCAAACACACGGTTAGCATTTAATGGTAAGAATGGAAAGAATATCTGCATGAGAGAAAGACATTCCAGTCAAGAGTTTTCCCAAACTGTATTCTTTTTGCTTGGCTAGGATATTCACTTCTGTTAACAGATGAGCAAAGTTTATTACAAACAAGAAGAGAAGTGGTTTAAAAGAGCACGGGACCACGGGCTGCCTGCTGCTGGGGTCACCGGGTCATACTCTAAAAAACAAGCTGCTAGAGCTGGTCCCTAGTTTTGCTGTTGCATGAAACCTCTCCGGAGCCACGAGGAAAGCCATCGTCTTCTGGGCTCACACAAACGCAAAGCCACCCCCATAGCTGTGAGCAGGCCGGCTGGGGCTGGTatcctttgtttctttgtttaaatcaaacattccttcctttcctttttgtctgGTAGAATTTCACCTTTTTGGACCTGCTTATCTGGGCTGGACCTTCAGTCTGATCAGAGGCCATTTCTCCTCCTCTCTATTCCCAAATCCTAACTCTGACTTTGAGATGTCCGATAGGCCTTTCATGGGGTGgctgaaattataaatataccCCTCACCTGTAAGTGTACATATGATTACATGCCATAATAACCCAGCCTTTTTACCTACACCAGGGTATAGTTAGAAGAATATCTCTTCAGAACCCAGAAGCTTTCTAGGATCTAGAAATGGATAGCTTCCAGCACCATAGGTAATATTTTAATGAGTCAGAAAGGAATATAAATTCATAAGCGGCCCTGGAAAGCTGCTTAGCAAGCAGCTCAGCTGAGAATAATGCACAGTTTTAAGGAAGACGTGTGATCATTAAGGAGGTGAAATGATGGAGTAAACTGGGCCATCTGTGTTTGTTATTTACTTTGCTCAAATATTTCTGCCTTTCTTgttccacaccccctccccatcacCACTCCCGTCACACATCAGAACTCAGCACTTTATCATAGGGAATAGGATGTGGAACTTGGACCCTGCTGGTGCGGTGAGTTTCACGGACGAGAAACCTCTACCTACCGGAGTTTTTGTCGGGCAGTCGGTTTATCCTCCACACGATGGAGTTGAAGGCGTGTTCATACTTGGCAGTTCCCAGAGTTACTCTCATGACAGGCTCAGAGCCAGATGCACTAGTTGAGCCAAAACTGGCCCCCCGGTTCACTTTGGCTTTCAAAGACTTTTCCCCCAGGACACTTTCCCTGCGAAAGTTTTTCACCCACTCACTGGGCACAGGGTAACGGACCATCACATTCTCGCAGGGAACCTGAGTGAGAGGGTCACAGTTCGAGGAGAAGCCGGCGGACATCCTCAGCCAGCTCTGCACCTCCACCTCGGCCCCGTTGATGCTGGCGGCCGTCCTGAGCGTGAAAGGCAAGGTCTTCTCAGCAAACACCGTCCTGAACCGCATTAGCTCGAAGCGGCACGCATCCAGAGGGTTGAACAGAATAACCCGCGAGCTGTTGAAGACGTCCTCATCCACACACCCGTGAAAACGGCACTTGTGGAGCTTGATCCACTTGGTGGTGGTGGTCGGCATGATGTCTTGCCGGGAAACTATCTCGTTCCCTTTGACGAGGATGTCATTGAGGCCTAGGCGACACTCTGCAAGCCCAGAGAGGAAACTCAGAATGTGGATCCGTGTCAAGACATGGTGCTGGAGAATCTGGCTGTCTCCTTTGCTCACAAGGCCAGAGAATTCATCTCTGACATCCACTGTAATCTCCTCTTCGACGTAGTTCAAGCCAACTGTGCTCAAGTCCATTGACAACACGGGCAGATCCATGAGACAGTCCTGAACGGCACGGATGAAGCTCAGGAAGTCATCGTAATTAGTGGTGCCCAGCTTAATCACTTGTTCCCTCTCCGCTGTGTGGGCCACGGCGGGTTTGGGCTGgtatttcttcttctccttgtagGTGACGCGGTCTATGTGCAAGCTGTGGATCCTGCCATTCTCGTCGTAGTTTTGGAGCCGAGGTTCTGAAATCTCATGGCAGCTCTCCAGCTTGAACTCGCGGAATGGCTTCTCTAGGCCCTGCTCATAATACAGCTGCAGGTAACCTCTGTCTGTCAGTTTGATGTAGATGGGTCCCCAGTGCCTGGAGGACATGATGTTCTTCTTCTCAGGGATCCTTAGCATCATTGGCCACCCATCCCTGGGCTGGGAGACTGCTAAACCAGGCGGGTAGTCCTCTAGTTCAAGCCAGGCTACTGGGTCATCATCAGGCAGTGTCGCATTGCGTAAGTGATCAGGGTCATCAATTTGGAGTTGTTTGAGTTTTTCAAGAGCATCGGAGTGTGACTGGTGTTTGCTTGAGCCATCAAAACTGATGGCGTCCTGGTAGATGACAATGAGGGAGTCTCTCTGGCTTTTGCCCGTGGtgctagaagtggaattgttttgGGAGCGCCTCTCCTGCTCCTCAAAGAAAGCGCTGAAAGGGTTGATAGGGGAGGGCTGTACATTCTGGAGAGTCTCATTCAGGAAAGGATTGGTTGCCCTCCAAGGCGGAGCCTCCACTATGGAAGGAGGATGGTTTAAGGAGGAAACATCCAGCTTCTGAACCTTGGAGAAGTTCATCAAAGTGCTCTTGGGACGTTCCCGCTTCTTAAACGAGCCGGTTGCGTTATAAGGAACATCTGGGATCACAGATGCAATAGGCGGTGTGTTCAGCTTCAGGGGAGAGGTGATGGGTGGCAAAGGGCAGCTGACTTCATTGTCATCAAAAGTGACCCAGCTGGGGAAACGAGCAGAGGTCACTGGGGCGGCAGGGTGTCCGTTCATGACTGGACTGCTGGCCTGCCAGCTGACGGCCTCCATGTCTACCTCTTCATCTTCCTGGAGTGAGGACGAATTGTCTGAAAGGAAAAGGCGAACACGTGAGGGCTGCTGTTCAGGGCTACTGCAGGTGTGGGGAACTGAGGTACGGGAACGAGGGATGGCTAGAATCTTTTCTGGAGTCTAATAAATTCCAAAGCAGCTCACTGCCTCTCTCAAGAGCTTAGTCTGGGCACAGATCCCTTAGTTTTGTATAAAGCACACAGTGTGGCCATATATCCAACATAGCAGGAGTACACATGAGTTTGCTGCTACAGAAGCATCGGTAGGACCAAGGTCCCTTGCAATTTAACTCTTACACATTCTCCCTCTTATATGTTTCTAGAATAGATACTTTCTTTACTCTGCTCTAAAATATGTATTCTTAATTACTACACATTGAACACCAACTCCCACATAAAATGATACAAAGCTGATCTCACTGAATAAAACAAGTTATCTGGTCTAAGTGATAATATGATGGCAAATGATATAATCAGAGGCATTTTTGCCTGAATGTGATCAgtaaatatgaaagacaaaatgtTAATATCCTTAATATGAAAAAACTTGACACAagggaataagaaaaatacaaactgcAACAGAAATCTAAACAAAGGACATATACAGACAACTCAGGAAACAGGAACAAAAAATGTCTAATAAGCATGTAAAAAATGTCCAGTGTCACtagtaataagaaaaatgaaaatagaaaaaaaaaacagtgatgatTTAAAGTTTTAGTATCCAGTGAAGGTAAGGGTGCTGTGATATGAACAGTAAAGAGACCTGTCATGAGGCTGTAAGATGCTACAAACTCTCGGAAAGTGGTTTGGCCACTTGTCCAAAGGGTCTTACAAATGTTCGTACACAGTGACTGAAGGAAACAAATCCAAATTGTGAGCCACATTCTGGGTGAATGttcagaaactgaggcacacaatggaataatgCCCAGTCATTGAAATGTTCACAAGTACGCAGTAACATGAGCAAACACTCATGAtataatctcttcttttttctctaaaatacacTTCTATCTTAGGgtttattttaggaaagaaagaaaaaaggggttTATAACTAAAACTCCACCCTAGCTGGGCATTCAAGGAAGGAGAGATAGGGCTTGAGTTTCTATACAGGAAGGATCCAAACCTTTTCAACAGCGTAAGGGCCCTGTGTGTCTGCTGTGGGAAGGGCGGGGAAAGGGGGCCTTTCGCAAGGAGTGGATTTGGATAAAGGGATgacacagaaaacaaatctgGGTCTGGCATAGTCGCTACTCAGTTAAAGTTTGTTGATTGAATGAGTGAGAACAGAAACTTTGCTTTGGAGCAGTTCTATTCTCTGTCTCTAGAGGAATGTATGTGGGGATTTCTGCCACTCTTCCCCCCACCGTTTCCACTGCCAGGAATCGGGAATCAAAGAGAAATAGATACTGAAATGCTTGAGTCAAATAGTTGAGTTTTCTAACCGCCTCACTAAACCTTCATGGGTGTCATATCCAACGATAACAAATCAGCATGCTGACCGTAATTGCAAATGTAATTACCCATGGATGAGAAGGCTGGCTTGTCATCCATCTTTCCAAGCATATTTATTCAAACAAATCTCAATTCCCTCTACTGAAAACATCAGTTTGAAAATGTAGGCTAAATACATGagcatgcatatacatacatacccaCACTCACCTCAGAAATATAAAGAGCAAAAACTATTTTCT from Phyllostomus discolor isolate MPI-MPIP mPhyDis1 chromosome 1, mPhyDis1.pri.v3, whole genome shotgun sequence encodes:
- the STON2 gene encoding stonin-2 isoform X2 → MTTLDHVIATQQSEWVSFNEDPLFPVPSEGGTEEHFPGLSSSSDQSESSSAENHVADGGSQDLSHSEQDDSSEKMGLISEAASPPGSPEHPSPDLASAIRNWVQFEDDTPWASTSPPPKVTGQPLTMPCWTCPSFNSLGRCPLTSESSWTTHSEDTSSPSCGPSYTDLQFINAEEQLSGRASGADSTDNSSSLQEDEEVDMEAVSWQASSPVMNGHPAAPVTSARFPSWVTFDDNEVSCPLPPITSPLKLNTPPIASVIPDVPYNATGSFKKRERPKSTLMNFSKVQKLDVSSLNHPPSIVEAPPWRATNPFLNETLQNVQPSPINPFSAFFEEQERRSQNNSTSSTTGKSQRDSLIVIYQDAISFDGSSKHQSHSDALEKLKQLQIDDPDHLRNATLPDDDPVAWLELEDYPPGLAVSQPRDGWPMMLRIPEKKNIMSSRHWGPIYIKLTDRGYLQLYYEQGLEKPFREFKLESCHEISEPRLQNYDENGRIHSLHIDRVTYKEKKKYQPKPAVAHTAEREQVIKLGTTNYDDFLSFIRAVQDCLMDLPVLSMDLSTVGLNYVEEEITVDVRDEFSGLVSKGDSQILQHHVLTRIHILSFLSGLAECRLGLNDILVKGNEIVSRQDIMPTTTTKWIKLHKCRFHGCVDEDVFNSSRVILFNPLDACRFELMRFRTVFAEKTLPFTLRTAASINGAEVEVQSWLRMSAGFSSNCDPLTQVPCENVMVRYPVPSEWVKNFRRESVLGEKSLKAKVNRGASFGSTSASGSEPVMRVTLGTAKYEHAFNSIVWRINRLPDKNSASGHPHCFFCHLELGSDQEVPSRFANHVNVEFSMPTTSASKAAVRSISVEDKTDVRKWVNYSAHYSYKVEMEQKKSLKPDFEGEEMENPKECGVQ
- the STON2 gene encoding stonin-2 isoform X1, coding for MTTLDHVIATQQSEWVSFNEDPLFPVPSEGGTEEHFPGLSSSSDQSESSSAENHVADGGSQDLSHSEQDDSSEKMGLISEAASPPGSPEHPSPDLASAIRNWVQFEDDTPWASTSPPPKVTGQPLTMPCWTCPSFNSLGRCPLTSESSWTTHSEDTSSPSCGPSYTDLQFINAEEQLSGRASGADSTDERTEWQTGRQTAVSPVQACTENTSTRTHTLDPSPPSPHSRRSQRPCEGPEGTSTPNDNSSSLQEDEEVDMEAVSWQASSPVMNGHPAAPVTSARFPSWVTFDDNEVSCPLPPITSPLKLNTPPIASVIPDVPYNATGSFKKRERPKSTLMNFSKVQKLDVSSLNHPPSIVEAPPWRATNPFLNETLQNVQPSPINPFSAFFEEQERRSQNNSTSSTTGKSQRDSLIVIYQDAISFDGSSKHQSHSDALEKLKQLQIDDPDHLRNATLPDDDPVAWLELEDYPPGLAVSQPRDGWPMMLRIPEKKNIMSSRHWGPIYIKLTDRGYLQLYYEQGLEKPFREFKLESCHEISEPRLQNYDENGRIHSLHIDRVTYKEKKKYQPKPAVAHTAEREQVIKLGTTNYDDFLSFIRAVQDCLMDLPVLSMDLSTVGLNYVEEEITVDVRDEFSGLVSKGDSQILQHHVLTRIHILSFLSGLAECRLGLNDILVKGNEIVSRQDIMPTTTTKWIKLHKCRFHGCVDEDVFNSSRVILFNPLDACRFELMRFRTVFAEKTLPFTLRTAASINGAEVEVQSWLRMSAGFSSNCDPLTQVPCENVMVRYPVPSEWVKNFRRESVLGEKSLKAKVNRGASFGSTSASGSEPVMRVTLGTAKYEHAFNSIVWRINRLPDKNSASGHPHCFFCHLELGSDQEVPSRFANHVNVEFSMPTTSASKAAVRSISVEDKTDVRKWVNYSAHYSYKVEMEQKKSLKPDFEGEEMENPKECGVQ